A DNA window from Impatiens glandulifera chromosome 7, dImpGla2.1, whole genome shotgun sequence contains the following coding sequences:
- the LOC124945221 gene encoding protein-tyrosine-phosphatase IBR5, whose translation MRKRERENPCGVCGHYHKFEEGEVCGICGHRMPVLSEKTSLQVSAFPSEILPEFLYLGSYDNASRSELLKTQGISRILNTVPSCQNLYKNSFTYHCLQDDKSLSFDDAILFLEQCEKDRARVLVHCMSGKSRSPAVVISFLMKSRRWTLVQSYQWVKERRPSVEITQAVNQQLQEYELKLFGLIENISPPALPTFQPEGMQSFTFGFSKPSDPLAPVPTFGGLQNNITSSIFSRPLDVSPLEFTFGAGQAHKNASGSSYMANQTNPNSNDVHMDGS comes from the exons ATGaggaagagagaaagagagaaccCTTGTGGGGTTTGCGGCCACTATCACAAGTTCGAAGAAGGAGAGGTATGTGGGATTTGTGGACATCGGATGCCTGTTCTATCGGAGAAAACTTCTCTCCAAGTCAGTGCTTTTCCTTCAGAGATCTTGCCGGAGTTTCTCTATCTGGGTAGCTATGATAACGCATCGCGCTCCGAACTGCTCAAGACTCAGGGTATCTCTCGCATTCTCAAT ACGGTACCTTCTTGTCAAAATCTTTACAAGAACTCTTTCACTTATCACTGTCTCCAAGATGATAAAAGCCTATCTTTTGATGATGCCATCCTGTTTCTAG AACAATGTGAAAAAGATAGAGCCCGTGTTCTTGTCCACTGCATGTCAGGGAAAAGCAG GTCTCCAGCTGTTGTGATTTCCTTCTTGATGAAAAGCAGAAGATGGACACTTGTACAGAGTTATCAATGGGTGAAAGAACGAAGACCATCTGTTGAAATCACTCAAG CTGTGAACCAGCAGTTACAGGAGTACGAGCTGAAGCTGTTTGGCCTGATTGAGAACATCAGCCCTCCTGCCTTACCAACCTTTCAACCCGAAGGTATGCAATCCTTCACCTTCGGATTCTCAAAACCGAGTGATCCACTAGCTCCAGTCCCAACATTCGGTGGTCTTCAAAACAACATTACATCGTCAATATTTTCCCGTCCGTTGGATGTTTCTCCTCTAGAATTCACATTCGGGGCTGGTCAAGCTCACAAGAACGCTTCTGGATCTTCTTATATGGCAAACCAAACGAATCCTAACAGCAACGATGTACACATGGATGGCTCTTGA